The following are encoded together in the Vigna unguiculata cultivar IT97K-499-35 chromosome 2, ASM411807v1, whole genome shotgun sequence genome:
- the LOC114173258 gene encoding plant intracellular Ras-group-related LRR protein 4-like, which produces MESWTSVDGVVEEIMRIHRSLPPRPSIEEVEVARGLIVNVEKEDQARLEAIARQSKGVDVPEELFMVLQEMQRNVVYYQSKEQKREALKLLDLDNVHSLFDELIQRASKCVSSPSAPASRKTSYSNGPVSSVSTNLSMNSVSASVSVGGFDKPPPVPAASVPAAASAATSRMFHADKERPELVTRDDSYVKKSKSKSSFYSNGYGIEPTIPSKASILNPSLKPTAPAGQDGDKLSLIKLASLIEVSAKKGTRDLNLQNKLADQVDWLPDSIGKLSSLVTLDLSENRIMALPATIGGLSSLTRLDLHSNRISELPDSVGNLLSLVYLDLRGNQLTLLPASFTRLIRLEELDLSSNQISALPDTLGSLVRLKVLNVETNDVEELPHSVGNCSSLRELRLDYNRLKALPEAVGKIQSLEILSVRYNNIKQLPTTMSSLTNLKELNVSFNELESVPESLCFATSLVKMNIGNNFADMRYLPRSIGNLEMLEELDISNNQIRVLPDSFRMLTRLRILRAEENPLEVPPRDIADKGAQAVVQYMAELVEKREKKDVKSQPLKQKKSWAQICFFSKSNKRKRDGVDYVKT; this is translated from the exons TGAGGATTCATAGATCTCTGCCGCCGCGTCCTTCGATTGAAGAGGTGGAGGTGGCCAGAGGTTTGATCGTCAATGTCGAGAAGGAAGACCAGGCCAGGCTTGAGGCCATAGCGCGGCAGAGCAAGGGTGTGGATGTGCCCGAAGAGCTCTTTATGGTGCTACAAGAGATGCAGAGGAACGTCGTGTATTACCAGAGCAAGGAGCAGAAGAGGGAGGCTCTCAAACTTCTCGATCTCGACAACGTTCATTCCCTGTTCGATGAATTGATTCAGAGAGCTTCCAAGTGCGTTTCGTCTCCCTCTGCTCCCGCTTCTCGCAAAACATCCTACTCTAACGGTCCCGTTTCCTCGGTTTCCACGAATTTGTCCATGAATTCGGTTTCTGCTTCGGTTTCCGTTGGTGGTTTTGATAAGCCCCCACCTGTACCTGCTGCCAGTGTCCCTGCTGCTGCTTCTGCTGCTACTTCTAGAATGTTCCACGCAGATAAAGAACGTCCTGAATTGGTCACTCGAGATGACAGTTACGTCAAGAAGTCCAAGTCCAAGTCCTCGTTTTACTCCAATGGGTATGGAATTGAACCCACTATCCCTTCCAAAGCCAGTATATTGAATCCATCGTTAAAACCCACAGCTCCTGCAG gtcaAGATGGGGATAAGTTGAGTTTGATAAAGCTTGCTAGCTTAATTGAAGTGTCTGCGAAGAAAGGGACTCGTGATCTCAATCTGCAGAACAAGTTGGCGGACCAGGTTGATTGGCTGCCTGATTCGATAGGGAAGTTGTCGAGTTTGGTTACTCTTGATTTGTCAGAGAATCGGATTATGGCCCTACCAGCTACGATTGGAGGGCTTTCATCATTGACCAGATTGGACTTGCATTCCAATAGAATCTCGGAGCTTCCTGATTCTGTTGGGAATCTTCTCAGTCTGGTTTATCTTGATCTGCGGGGAAACCAGTTAACTCTTCTGCCTGCTTCTTTTACCAGGTTAATACGTCTGGAGGAGCTTGATTTGAGTTCAAATCAGATTTCAGCGCTTCCCGACACTCTAGGATCGCTTGTTAGACTTAAAGTATTGAATGTGGAAACGAATGATGTAGAGGAACTTCCTCACTCTGTTGGTAATTGTTCTTCCCTTAGGGAGCTTCGTCTTGACTATAACCGGCTTAAGGCCCTGCCTGAAGCTGTTGGAAAGATTCAGAGCCTCGAGATTTTGTCTGTTCGGTACAATAACATCAAACAACTACCTACGACAATGTCATCTCTAACAAACCTCAAGGAACTTAATGTGAGTTTCAATGAGCTCGAGTCTGTGCCCGAGAGCTTGTGTTTTGCCACCTCGCTTGTCAAGATGAACATAGGCAACAATTTTGCTGACATGAGATACTTACCGAGATCCATTGGGAATCTTGAAATGCTTGAGGAATTGGATATCAGCAATAATCAGATACGTGTGCTTCCTGACTCGTTTAGGATGCTCACTCGACTGCGCATCCTGCGAGCAGAAGAGAATCCTCTTGAAGTTCCACCAAGAGATATAGCTGACAAGGGGGCTCAG GCTGTTGTTCAATACATGGCTGAGCTTGTTGAGAAGAGGGAAAAGAAGGACGTTAAATCACAGCCTCTTAAGCAGAAAAAGAGTTGGGCTCAGATCTGCTTCTTTTCAAAGTCTAACAAGAGAAAGCGTGACGGGGTTGATTATGTGAAAACCTGA
- the LOC114168185 gene encoding mitochondrial phosphate carrier protein 1, mitochondrial: protein MVMEGRVSDDLTPRYYALCAIGGMLSAGTTHLATTPLDVLKVNMQVHPIKYYSISSCFTTLLREQGPAVLWKGWAGKFIGYGAQGGCRFGLYEYFKGVYSNVLVDQNKNFVFFLSSASAEVFANVALCPFEAIKVRVQAQPCFAKGLFDGFPKLYASEGTRGFYRGLIPLLGRNIPFSMVMFSTFEHSVDFLYRNMVKRKKEECSIGQQLGVTCLAGYAAGSVGSFISNPADNIVSSLYNRKADSLALAIRNIGLANLFTRSLPIRMLLVGPSITLQWFFYDTIKVLGGLPTSGEVTTEMKGGGRAKDSEKNGNLQSHFSG, encoded by the exons ATGGTCATGGAGGGAAGAGTCAGTGACGATTTAACGCCCAGGTATTATGCCCTTTGTGCCATTGGAGGAATGCTCAGTGCTGGCACCACCCACCTTGCCACCACTCCTCTTGATGTATTGAAAGTCAACATGCAG GTGCACCCAATTAAGTATTACAGTATTTCCTCTTGCTTTACTACCTTATTGAGGGAACAAGGGCCTGCAGTCCTTTGGAAAGGTTGGGCCGGCAAGTTCATTGGCTATGGTGCTCAAGGAGGGTGCAGATTTGGTCTCTATGAGTATTTTAAAGGGGTTTATTCAAACGTGTTGGTAGACCAGAACaagaattttgttttctttctcagTAGCGCGTCTGCTGAAGTGTTTGCCAATGTAGCTCTATGTCCATTTGAAGCTATTAAAGTGAGGGTTCAAGCACAACCCTGTTTTGCTAAGGGCTTGTTTGATGGCTTTCCAAAGTTATACGCGTCAGAAGGCACACGAGG ATTCTACCGTGGACTAATTCCACTTTTGGGTCGAAACATTCCAT TTTCCATGGTTATGTTCTCGACATTCGAGCATTCTGTTGATTTTTTGTATCGAAATATGgtcaaaagaaaaaaggagGAGTGTTCAATAGGTCAACAACTTGGTGTGACTTGTTTAGCTGGGTACGCAGCTGGGTCTGTTGGTAGCTTCATTTCTAATCCTGCTGACAATATTGTATCTTCTCTTTATAACAGAAAGGCTGATAGTCTTGCACTG GCCATCAGAAATATTGGGCTAGCCAATCTATTTACCAGGAGTCTTCCCATTAGAATGTTGCTGGTTGGTCCTTCTATAACTTTGCAATGGTTTTTCTACGACACCATCAAAGTTTTAGGTGGATT ACCAACTAGTGGTGAAGTTACAACTGAGATGAAAGGAGGTGGAAGAGCCAAAGATTCAGAAAAAAACGGAAATTTGCAATCACATTTTTCAGGCTGA